From a region of the Lentimicrobiaceae bacterium genome:
- a CDS encoding pseudouridylate synthase — translation MNDIININVETLLPQKRPFIFIDKLVECSQEFAKTVFNIKPDNVLVIDNVLSEAGLMENIAQTCAARIGYLNMKGGKGVNVGVIGSVKDFEIKMLPAANQTIETCIKVLNVFASITMIEAIVKLNDEIIATGEMKVSEQ, via the coding sequence ATGAATGATATAATTAATATAAATGTTGAAACACTTTTGCCGCAAAAGCGACCTTTTATCTTTATTGATAAGTTGGTTGAATGCAGTCAGGAATTTGCAAAAACTGTTTTCAACATTAAACCCGACAATGTTTTGGTAATCGACAATGTGCTTAGCGAAGCCGGATTGATGGAAAATATTGCCCAAACTTGCGCTGCTCGTATAGGGTACTTAAATATGAAGGGCGGTAAAGGAGTAAACGTAGGCGTTATTGGCAGTGTTAAAGATTTTGAAATAAAAATGCTTCCTGCTGCAAATCAAACAATAGAAACTTGTATCAAGGTTTTAAATGTTTTTGCCAGCATAACCATGATTGAAGCTATTGTTAAACTTAACGATGAAATTATCGCCACAGGCGAAATGAAAGTATCCGAACAATGA